A window of Amaranthus tricolor cultivar Red isolate AtriRed21 chromosome 8, ASM2621246v1, whole genome shotgun sequence genomic DNA:
tctcttcatctaatctaatttGAAGTTATTAAGTTCTGATTTAATCTGATCTAATCTAAATCTTGATTTAATCTAGTCTGAACTGATCTAATGTTATCTAATCTGGTCTGATTTATCTGAtttcaataagaataagtaataagttcaaaaaataagttaaaagtgAACATGACCTTAGCCATGGACAACCAAATTGGACACaaagctatatattattgtgcattAAAGCAACCAAActatattatcatcatcacctgGCATCACCATCGTCATACTCGGTGTATGCGTATTTTGCTCATAAAAGCTACGATCCTCTCAGCCATAAATCCGTCTTCGCAACATATGGTTTAGATTACATATATACTCCAACTCCAATGCCTTTTTTGCTTTTGTACACTAGACTCTACACTGATTTGTGAAAATACCACAAAACGAATAAAAGACAACAGAGATTGTCATAATCAGAATTTCATTATTTCATATGCTCAAAAGATAGCATGATCAACAGATATAAACACATGAAAAATTCAATCAAGAACTATCCCAAAAAATGACTCGTGTCTGGTGCACTTCTCAACCAAACAAGATGTAATTTAGTTTAAAAACAAAATGTGACAAGGGAAGGAGAGCAGTACTCTCCATGAGATCAACAACTACAGCCTTCAACCCTCTCCAACAAGTTTTTTCCAGCAAAGTTAAAAGTCCAAAGTTGAATCTCAGATGAAATTTCGGATGTCCAATGACTTGGCATCAGCCATCTGCTCGTCTTTAAATTCCTCCCTGAATTTGCAAGATAAAGCTTAGTAAACTACAATGCAACGAAAATAATAGAAGTAGCAATAGATTTACAGAGTTATATCTCATCAATGCAGTACATTAAGATATAGCAATTAATCTGGCACTGGGCAACTTGACTTCGTAAAAATGCCATTTACATCAGAGGTTTATACTTCaatcatttttaatattaattgaaaACAGAAATTTTCATGTCAATCATCTACATGAATCGGTGTTTATGAAGAAATTTGTGGACCATAAAACGTTAATCAAAAACCGCACACATAATTGCTATCTGTATGACTGCTTACCACAGCAATTTGCTTACTCAACAAAATACCACTAGTCAAAAGCTGTGACAAGCAACAGGACTGGAAAACACCAAAAGTGTTTCTCATGTGTCAAAATTCTGAGCACGTGAGTCTTAAAAAAATAGTTATCCTAGTGCAGTTTAAAACTGACACATTACTTTTACGTAACGTAGGTGATCTGATGGAATGAAATGCAAGGAGAAAGCACTTTCCTCTAACACCTAATCCAATGTGCAAAAGCAGGGATACAATGAAACTTGGACCAAAAGCTCAAAAGAGCATAGGCAGTCAGGGTTTAATTATGGAGTtctcaaatacaaaaaaatgaTGTTCTAATAGAGCCAGAATGTCCCctaaaattttaaactaaaGGCATCAAGCAAATACAATAAAACTCCAAGAAAGCTATACAGCTATAGTTTAGTAGAAATCAGGAGTACAAACAACATGAAACATCAAGATCAGAACTTCTAAAAAGATGAAAATGATGAGGCATATCCTCACCAAGCAAATTTCAAGAAAATTGGGGCAAAACATAATAGATCAAAAATAGCTCCGAGTTCTTTAACTCATATGGTACAGAAAATAAAGTAGCATACTCTACCACAGTTGGTACAACTAGCAAAGATGGCAACAGTGGAAATTTAATGCATATACTATGATATACCCAAAATAAATCATATATTTCTCTTTCCAACTAAATTTGCAAAAGGTTCAAATTCATGAAGATGCAAAAAAATTGCCAGATTAGCAGAAAATGCAACCGTTTAAGCATTATTATCCACGTCCCTCGATACTCCAGGTCTATCATTAACATATTTGTAAGTGGTCTGCAATGAATATGAATGTATGTGGACACAaagatataaatttttgattcaTTATCAAAGATCAAAGATATGtaaaaaagatgaaaaagaGAGCAAATAGATGACAAACCAATGTTACCTGAAAGCAAAAATGATATGGTACGGGGAACGTAAACTGAAACATATAGCGTTAATTTAGAGTTTTAGAAACAAAGTATTTGTATGATGGGGTGGTTTTTGTATAATATTTTAAGCAGTTGTAGCTTGAAACAATTTTTCATTAGAAAATTAATCTGGAGTTTAAGGAATGAAGATTCCGAAACGTTGAGTAAGAGTTTCAGGGACGAAGTTTCCAAAACAAGATTCAGTGGGAAGTTTCCAGTTTTTGATAACTAGGTGACAAACACAGGGTGAGAACCATGGTGCAGAAAGCTTGTTTTTCCTCTCCTCATGATTGTGTTTGAATAGGGAACAAGTCAGGGACGAAGTTTCCGAAACAAGATTCATTGGGAGTTTCCAGTTTTTGGTTACTAGGAGACAAACACAGGGCGACACTGTGGTGCAGTAAGCTTTTTTTTCTCTCCTCATGATTGTGTTTGCATAGGGAACAAACACGTGTACAGACTTAAAACTTGTGCTCTTTCACTGAAGATTTGACTGAACAGAATTGAGCTCAACTGATCGGACTGAAATAAATATGAACCAAAATAGCCTTATTACTGCTCTAAATCAACTTATTTATACCGAAAAAGTACTGAATATTAGTAATAAAAGTTAGTACAAAAATGAAGTATTATACTAAAAATCGAATGTAAGTACAGAATTATAATACTATCTGAACTGAAATCATTCATACTAAAATAGTAATATGTGCTAAACTGCACTGATTCCAAAAGAATAGCCTcttaatggttaatgaagatATCAAACTTCTTAAACATTCACTACTAGCAAATGACAAGCAACAGTGAGACACAACAATATGAAGAAGCCATAAGCAAACAAATAGCAGCAACAAGGAATCCCGAACAAAGTCATAGATTAAGATGACAGTAACATACTTCTTTGCTTGAGTTTCCATTGCCTCTACAGCTTCCTTCTTCAACTCTTCAAGTTGTGCCTTTGCAATATTAAGCTCCAGCTTCTCCTCATATTTTGGCAAATCATTTTTATTGATTCCAAGCctattttgaaaagaaaatgataaattacACATGAAATTTTATCAACAAGAAAACATAGCATTACCCCAACGCCACATGGCTCCCACCTATGCGACTACGTGGGTTATGGGGTTGGAAAGTCAAATTTAAGCAACCTTACCCTTAAAATGACAAACATATTGTTTCCAAAGGACTCTGAATAGCAAAttcatgtgcaacttcacacAAATGGTTCAAAAATACATTATCCAAATGTGCAAAATATCAAGCTGGACTTTGCAATTTCCTTTTTCAATATCGTTAACAGATACAAAACAAAAGGTCAAAGACTAAATAGATTCTAAGATTCCTGTAACATAATACCTAAATGACTGTACCCAATATTAAATGTTGAAATGATAGATTGTCCAAAAAGGTTTTAATACTCTTTACAAACCCTTGTACAAATTAAGCATGTCATTTATTGTGCATGAGAGGTTTTACATAAGGAAGCATCGCATAACAGATGAAATTGAAACTCCCCTATAATTAAAAGACCAGCCACGATAGATGAGCTAACCAACAAAAAAAGAGTCGAGTTTCATTAGACTCTAAGCAATTTTCTATAAAGAATTTTTTAGGGTAGGGGGCAGGAATAGTCAAGGCAATTgcagttttaaatttttaaaacattttaaagTACAACTTACTTCTTGTTGATCTTATCGAACTCTGCCATTAAACGATTCACTCCTTTGTCATCATTCCTCATTAGAGGTTTCTTAATTTCATTTTCAACTTTATCCAAGGCTTCAAACATCATGGCCTCTGCACCAAGTTCATCAGTAAGACCTCTCCTGCAcaatattattatcaaaaatCGAATTAGTTCCAATGaataaaattttgttgtttaccATAGACTAGATTGCACAAACCAAATCTAAAGCAACTATTTTTAGTGAAAAAGAGTAGGAGTAATATTGTTCATACTTCAGACGAATTTCCTTCAAAGTAAGAAGATAAGTACGAGCATCAGGAATACCCTGAGTTCGCGTTTGAATTGTGTATTGAATCCTCTGGGACTCTGAGAAGAGATCAGCCCTGCATTGTAAAATGGCTCAGAAAATGCATGATGAAAGCTTTACACATTATGCTGAAAGAAACACAGAAGCAGCAGCATAACGTAGATGAAATCCAACATTAAGCAAACAGACATAGCATGGCAATCAAGAGAAAATGAGAGATGAGACAAAAGAGCAAAGAAAAATCTATAGTGAAGCTTTTTTCTTAAGAACAGAAAaagtaaaaatgaaaaagatgaaaCACAATGGTAATAGAAAATCCAACTccctttaaaataaagattatcAACTCCAAAAGGGATCATTTGGTTCatttttacaaaaaagaaataaagaaatgaaTAAGAGGTGAAAGCAATTAAAAAAGGGAACTTCAAGAGGAGGTTTGAACAAAAGACAAAACTAAAACA
This region includes:
- the LOC130820746 gene encoding probable ATP synthase 24 kDa subunit, mitochondrial; protein product: MAFATRIFSKSKQLYTVQNILPKDHVTPVRYFAEKPAPTGLKGDEMLKGIFLEVKKKFETALSVLRQEKITIDPDDPAAVQQYAKVMKTVREKADLFSESQRIQYTIQTRTQGIPDARTYLLTLKEIRLKRGLTDELGAEAMMFEALDKVENEIKKPLMRNDDKGVNRLMAEFDKINKKLGINKNDLPKYEEKLELNIAKAQLEELKKEAVEAMETQAKKEEFKDEQMADAKSLDIRNFI